The following proteins are encoded in a genomic region of Mycolicibacterium confluentis:
- a CDS encoding PPOX class F420-dependent oxidoreductase gives MDELSEDVVAFLTEGTRTGKLAWVAADGRPLVAPVWFLVDGNQLVFTTGKGTAKGLALQRDPRVTICVDDEQPPYSFVQVQGIAATGEDPEDVLDTATRIGGRYMGADRAQEYGQRNGVPGELVVRVTPTRVLKGFDIAE, from the coding sequence ATGGACGAACTCTCAGAAGACGTGGTCGCGTTCCTGACCGAAGGCACGCGGACGGGAAAACTGGCCTGGGTCGCGGCCGACGGCAGACCACTCGTCGCCCCGGTGTGGTTCCTCGTCGACGGCAACCAGTTGGTCTTCACCACCGGGAAAGGCACCGCCAAAGGCCTTGCTCTGCAACGGGATCCGCGAGTGACGATCTGCGTCGACGATGAGCAGCCCCCGTACTCGTTTGTCCAGGTGCAGGGCATCGCCGCCACGGGTGAGGACCCGGAAGACGTGCTGGACACCGCGACCAGGATCGGCGGCCGCTATATGGGCGCCGACCGCGCGCAGGAGTACGGACAGCGCAACGGAGTGCCCGGTGAACTGGTCGTACGAGTGACGCCGACGAGGGTCCTCAAGGGCTTCGATATCGCCGAGTGA